A genomic window from Punica granatum isolate Tunisia-2019 chromosome 2, ASM765513v2, whole genome shotgun sequence includes:
- the LOC116194653 gene encoding GEM-like protein 4 gives MKMRKQFMEQVIGIPVISGSLLLTDSDSMQCRSSKRGDQLQKLGKGSMLKRMNKLGKKADVFAHSFRDHVRSSPKISETVKGKLSLGVRFLQVGGREKVFKTLFNVSKKETLLKASHCCLSTTAGPIAGLLFISTRNIAFFSHRSLKLSCPNGDTVKVHYKVLIPLSKLERANQSENVEKPSQKYIQIVTVDNFDFWFMGFLNYQKTWKYLQQALFLEHRCDK, from the exons ATGAAGATGAGGAAACAATTCATGGAACAAGTGATCGGGATTCCAGTGATCTCAGGATCCTTATTATTGACTGATTCTGATTCCATGCAATGTCGATCCAGTAAGCGTGGTGATCAATTGCAAAAGTTAGGAAAAGGTTCGATGCTTAAGAGGATGAACAAGCTCGGGAAGAAGGCTGATGTTTTTGCTCACAGTTTCCGAGATCATG TGAGGTCGAGTCCCAAGATATCAGAAACAGTGAAAGGGAAGCTGAGCTTGGGTGTTCGATTCCTTCAAGTGGGTGGAAGGGAGAAAGTTTTCAAGACACTGTTTAATGTCTCTAAAAAAGAGACACTCCTAAAGGCTTCACACTGTTGCTTGTCGACTACAGCGGGTCCCATTGCCGGCCTCCTCTTCATCTCCACCAGGAACATAGCATTCTTCAGTCACAGATCCTTAAAGCTGTCCTGTCCGAATGGTGACACCGTCAAGGTGCATTACAAG GTATTGATCCCACTATCAAAGCTAGAGAGAGCAAACCAAAGTGAGAACGTCGAGAAACCATCCCAGAAGTACATACAGATAGTTACTGTAGACAACTTCGACTTCTGGTTCATGGGATTCCTGAATTATCAGAAAACCTGGAAATATCTTCAGCAGGCACTCTTCCTCGAGCATAGATGTGATAAATAA
- the LOC116196845 gene encoding uncharacterized protein LOC116196845 has product MSVVPNPIPIPKFQLRVSASTNPTIRFASHDTSTTSPLALWTASEIAEAVGGRIVKWGPPGTVSADTRTLRPGEWFFAISGKNFDAHDFVNPQLREKGCVGVIGNRVCEDWDKGFVQVSGDSLVSLTRMGSYARSRFDGEVIGITGSVGKTTTKAMIALILESSNGKVYQSPGNWNNEIGVALSLIGIPRSADIVVLEMGMSGKGEILELARVARPSIRVILNAGASHLEKFRNLEEVAVAKGEIFEEAKLGDACVLNADDPLVAGLQIPDGVRKALFGRKNGSDIRLVAAEGTDGGLGVQVVLENVDEMVEFVIPSPGPHLALNACAAAAVGTLLGVSLGQVGSSLSKFTPVKQRSELEVAENGIKMINDVYNANPISTKAAIDLLKGIECNGRRVAILGDMLELGGSDNEFHELMLRYCLDCCVDIVGLVGSRYIRAARNAPLRKESNIIYACDADSMAVEIVKMLNPNDVVLVKGSHGMKMEKVVEAIRTKATQFYPRTLIN; this is encoded by the exons ATGAGTGTAGTCCCAAATCCAATCCCAATTCCCAAATTCCAGCTTAGGGTTTCAGCTTCCACAAACCCAACTATCAGATTCGCTTCACACGACACTTCAACCACTTCTCCTCTCGCCCTGTGGACTGCCTCCGAGATTGCAGAAGCCGTTGGCGGCAGGATCGTGAAATGGGGTCCTCCAGGGACCGTCTCTGCCGACACGAGGACCCTCCGACCCGGCGAGTGGTTCTTCGCCATTTCCGGCAAGAACTTCGACGCCCACGATTTTGTAAACCCTCAGTTGCGCGAGAAAGGCTGCGTTGGAGTCATTGGTAATAGGGTGTGCGAGGATTGGGACAAAGGGTTCGTGCAAGTCAGTGGCGATTCCTTGGTTTCGCTCACGAGGATGGGCTCTTACGCACGAAGCAGATTCGACGGTGAAGTTATAG GTATAACGGGTAGTGTAGGGAAGACCACTACAAAAGCTATGATAGCCTTAATTCTTGAAAGTTCTAATGGCAAGGTTTACCAGAGTCCTGGGAACTGGAACAATGAAATCGGAGTTGCCCTGTCATTGATTGGGATTCCTAGGAGTGCGGATATTGTGGTGTTGGAGATGGGAATGAGTGGAAAAGGAGAAATTTTGGAGCTGGCAAGAGTAGCTAGGCCATCAATAAGGGTGATCCTGAATGCTGGTGCTTCACATTTGGAGAAATTCCGCAACTTAGAGGAGGTTGCGGTGGCGAAAGGTGAAATATTTGAGGAAGCGAAGCTGGGAGATGCATGTGTTTTGAATGCAGATGATCCTCTAGTTGCAGGCCTTCAAATTCCTGATGGTGTTAGAAAG GCGCTGTTTGGTCGAAAAAATGGATCTGATATCCGGTTGGTTGCTGCTGAAGGTACCGATGGTGGGCTTGGTGTTCAAGTGGTTCTAGAGAATGTTGATGAGAT GGTAGAGTTTGTGATACCTAGCCCAGGCCCACACTTGGCTCTCAATGCATGTGCGGCGGCAGCAGTTGGTACTCTTCTGGGAGTTTCTCTTGGTCAGGTCGGATCATCCCTGTCAAAGTTCACTCCAGTAAAACAGAGGTCAGAGCTGGAAGTTGCGGAGAATGGcattaaaatgataaatgatgTTTATAATGCCAATCCCATTAGCACCAAGGCTGCCATTGACCTCCTGAAAGGGATCGAATGTAATGGAAGAAGAGTTGCTATTCTTGGGGATATGTTAGAGCTAGGTGGAAGTGATAATGAGTTTCATGAGTTGATGCTGAGGTATTGTCTTGATTGCTGTGTTGATATAGTTGGGCTTGTCGGGAGTCGGTATATTAGAGCTGCAAGGAATGCACCCTTGAGGAAAGAGTCGAATATTATTTATGCATGTGATGCTGATTCAATGGCAGTTGAGATTGTGAAAATGTTGAATCCTAACGATGTTGTTCTGGTGAAGGGTAGTCATGGAATGAAAATGGAGAAAGTTGTTGAAGCCATTAGGACAAAGGCTACTCAGTTTTACCCAAGAACTCTGATTAATTAG